The following coding sequences are from one Halobacteria archaeon AArc-dxtr1 window:
- a CDS encoding PQQ-binding-like beta-propeller repeat protein: MTGNRFSRRRLLASVGTGVSALVAGCGYQPAGGELDWVADADGSVHETQGFGSVDDLAWRSDGTSLYRIRNRSNVMFADDGTAVTVSDARADTVWSVGDERFYEGRPAVADGRVFLSLEDGSIVAFEHAESTADADGPDDTATEDGEIDFSRGDDGAVDWRTRYDGPPLSLVTDGDLLVGTNDDQAVGYEATTGDERFTLSFSDGLGPAGVDDVAVAGGRTWLLAGDELFGLDPDGTVGVERSLPATGRWLTATDAAAVLSVDDELWTVDPDGDRTLATEIDVTGTPAAVPSQDRLYHAGSDTLTAVDTEDGAVAWVRDISFRTGPVADSDGIYGVVNATDSAGCELTAFSTSGERRWAVPSLAELGCSFDLFVVDDRLVGVGEDSLYGIRREPGPRLSVH; encoded by the coding sequence ATGACCGGCAATCGGTTCTCACGCCGGCGGTTACTCGCATCCGTCGGGACCGGAGTGTCGGCCTTGGTCGCCGGCTGTGGCTACCAGCCCGCTGGCGGCGAACTCGACTGGGTTGCTGACGCCGACGGCTCAGTACACGAGACTCAGGGCTTCGGGTCGGTCGACGACCTGGCGTGGCGCAGCGACGGCACCTCCCTCTACAGGATCCGAAACCGGTCGAACGTGATGTTCGCCGACGACGGTACTGCGGTGACCGTCTCCGACGCGCGCGCTGACACCGTCTGGAGCGTCGGTGACGAACGCTTCTACGAGGGGCGTCCAGCCGTCGCAGACGGGCGAGTCTTCCTCTCGCTCGAGGATGGGTCGATAGTCGCGTTCGAACACGCCGAGTCGACAGCGGACGCCGACGGCCCGGACGATACCGCAACCGAAGACGGCGAGATCGACTTCTCGCGTGGCGACGACGGCGCCGTCGACTGGCGAACCCGGTACGACGGACCGCCGCTCTCGTTAGTTACCGACGGCGACCTCCTCGTCGGCACGAACGACGACCAGGCAGTGGGATACGAGGCGACCACGGGCGACGAGCGGTTCACGCTCTCGTTCTCGGACGGCCTCGGTCCTGCTGGAGTCGACGATGTCGCCGTCGCTGGCGGTCGAACGTGGCTCCTCGCCGGGGACGAACTGTTCGGTCTGGATCCTGACGGAACCGTCGGCGTGGAGCGATCGCTTCCGGCGACAGGCAGGTGGCTGACTGCGACCGACGCCGCCGCGGTCCTTTCGGTCGACGACGAACTTTGGACCGTCGATCCGGACGGTGATCGGACGCTCGCTACCGAAATCGACGTCACCGGAACGCCCGCAGCCGTCCCGTCGCAGGACCGCCTCTACCACGCCGGTAGCGACACCCTCACGGCCGTCGACACCGAGGACGGTGCGGTGGCGTGGGTGCGCGATATCTCCTTCCGGACAGGCCCCGTTGCCGACTCCGACGGCATCTATGGTGTGGTGAACGCGACGGATTCCGCCGGCTGCGAACTCACGGCGTTCTCGACCAGCGGCGAGCGCCGGTGGGCCGTCCCGTCGCTCGCGGAACTCGGCTGTTCGTTCGATCTCTTCGTCGTCGACGACCGGCTGGTCGGGGTCGGTGAGGACAGTCTGTACGGGATCAGACGAGAGCCCGGTCCTCGACTCTCAGTGCACTGA
- a CDS encoding HTTM domain-containing protein gives MVHSALPSISTERIHAYLRNCVRIDTRTLAVFRVFLGLLIVADMLLRSRNFSFYYTDDGLVPQELATSVTSEGAFSFYFMTSNPDLLAALFVIQALIAVQLIVGYRTRLATILSFLFVISLDHHNPLVTSYADIIFRLLLFWAMFLPLGERWSIDAVHRDRAPRASVASIASFLILGQMVFMYVVNALHKVQSSLWREGDAAPLVLGLDEMTYLIGDIVREFSVLLQIGGLTWLYLLSLSWLMFFLRGRPRMLFAGMLMAGHASFALTVRIGAFSYVCITGLTLFLQAQFWDDLSTVANRVGLLGSRLAALPDRLARVAGYVPDIRIDSPRIRKGREELHTVAIILVVASMVLFSTITFLQFAGAIQGELGPEQEIENVAQSFSADQPEWGVFAPTPRTTDRYYVFAAVDEDGEYYDVYNDRELRYDRPHEELQKQHGTYRERFFMNSVRRGSGSDPHIRELVADDICTTWDDERDITLTHINMYEITEDVTHDTVQAHEDRDQEWNRFYHHGCDDRNPTIIQPPEDFPRAD, from the coding sequence ATGGTCCACTCCGCCCTCCCCTCCATCTCGACAGAGCGCATTCACGCGTATCTGCGCAACTGCGTGCGGATCGATACGCGGACGCTGGCAGTCTTTCGGGTGTTTTTGGGGCTGCTCATCGTCGCGGACATGCTGCTTCGGTCGCGAAACTTCTCGTTTTACTACACCGACGACGGGCTCGTGCCACAGGAGCTGGCGACGTCGGTCACCTCCGAGGGCGCCTTCTCGTTTTACTTTATGACCTCGAATCCGGACCTGCTGGCGGCGTTGTTCGTGATTCAGGCGCTGATCGCGGTCCAGTTGATCGTCGGCTACCGGACCCGGCTCGCGACGATCCTCTCCTTTCTGTTCGTCATTTCGCTCGACCACCACAACCCGCTGGTGACGAGCTACGCCGACATCATCTTCCGACTGCTGTTGTTCTGGGCGATGTTCCTCCCCCTCGGCGAGCGCTGGTCGATAGACGCGGTCCACCGCGACCGGGCGCCGCGGGCATCCGTCGCGAGCATCGCGTCGTTCCTGATTCTCGGGCAGATGGTCTTCATGTACGTCGTCAACGCCTTGCACAAGGTCCAGTCGTCGCTGTGGAGAGAGGGCGACGCCGCCCCCCTGGTGCTCGGCTTGGACGAGATGACCTACCTCATCGGAGACATCGTCAGAGAGTTCTCCGTGCTGTTGCAAATCGGCGGGCTAACCTGGCTCTACTTACTCTCGTTGTCGTGGCTCATGTTCTTCCTCCGCGGACGCCCGCGGATGCTGTTCGCGGGGATGTTAATGGCCGGCCACGCCTCGTTCGCGCTCACGGTCCGGATCGGGGCGTTCTCCTACGTCTGTATCACCGGCCTGACGCTGTTCCTCCAGGCGCAGTTCTGGGACGACCTCTCGACGGTGGCCAACCGGGTGGGGCTGCTGGGCTCGCGACTCGCGGCGCTCCCGGATCGGCTGGCCCGGGTTGCTGGATACGTCCCCGACATCCGTATCGACTCACCGCGGATCAGGAAGGGGCGCGAGGAGTTACACACCGTCGCGATCATCCTCGTCGTCGCCTCGATGGTCCTCTTTTCGACGATTACGTTCCTCCAGTTCGCGGGTGCGATTCAGGGCGAGTTGGGCCCCGAACAGGAGATCGAAAACGTCGCCCAGAGCTTCTCGGCCGACCAGCCCGAGTGGGGCGTCTTCGCGCCGACGCCGCGAACGACGGACCGGTACTACGTCTTCGCCGCCGTCGACGAGGACGGCGAGTACTACGATGTCTACAACGACCGAGAGTTGCGCTATGACAGACCACACGAGGAGTTACAGAAGCAACACGGGACCTACCGGGAGCGCTTTTTTATGAACAGCGTCCGGCGCGGCTCGGGGTCGGATCCACACATTCGTGAACTCGTCGCAGACGACATCTGCACGACGTGGGACGACGAGCGCGACATTACCCTCACCCACATCAACATGTACGAGATCACCGAGGACGTGACCCACGACACGGTGCAGGCCCACGAGGACCGCGACCAGGAGTGGAACCGCTTCTACCACCACGGCTGTGACGACCGGAATCCGACGATCATCCAGCCGCCCGAGGACTTCCCGCGAGCAGACTAA
- a CDS encoding carboxypeptidase M32 yields MATEQSASVEESYEQLEERVERIANVGNAAGVLRWDQEVVMPEAGTPARAKQLSTLSTLSHELLTAEETGDLLDALESIDLEADQAAVVREVRRQYDRATSVPEALVAEISEATTNAHPAWKQAKADDDFEAFAPTLEELVSLKREYANHIDPDADPYAVLYAEYEPYLDLETAERVLERLREELVPLIDAIGDSDADLATDAFAGTFADADQEALARDVLDSLGYDWDRGRLDTAPHPFSSGTQFDARVTTRFDESDLLGSLTSTIHEFGHANYTIGLPDDAYGTPLGEARDLSVHESQSRLWENHVGRSRAFWEHFLPTARDRFPGLATVTPWDAYEATNQVHDDNLIRVEADELTYHLHIVIRFEIERDLIRGDLDVSEVPETWNDKYEEYLGVRPETDAEGCLQDIHWSHGSFGYFPTYSLGSVLAAQLYAAAEDDLGSLDQRIRAGQFDDLNEWLRENVHRHGKRYTTPDLVERATGESFAADAFLEYVDEKYGDLYDLA; encoded by the coding sequence ATGGCAACCGAGCAATCGGCGTCGGTCGAGGAGAGCTACGAGCAGCTCGAAGAACGGGTCGAACGCATCGCGAACGTCGGCAACGCCGCCGGCGTTCTGCGCTGGGACCAGGAGGTCGTCATGCCGGAGGCGGGGACGCCGGCCCGAGCGAAGCAGCTCTCGACGCTCTCGACGCTCTCCCACGAACTGCTGACCGCCGAGGAGACCGGCGACTTGCTCGATGCTCTCGAGTCGATCGACCTCGAAGCCGATCAGGCCGCGGTCGTCCGGGAGGTGCGCCGCCAGTACGACCGCGCCACGAGCGTCCCCGAGGCGCTCGTCGCCGAAATCTCGGAGGCGACGACCAACGCCCACCCCGCCTGGAAGCAGGCAAAAGCGGACGACGACTTCGAGGCGTTCGCGCCCACCCTCGAGGAGCTGGTCTCGCTCAAGCGCGAGTACGCGAATCACATCGATCCCGACGCGGATCCCTACGCCGTGCTCTACGCCGAGTACGAGCCCTACCTCGACCTGGAGACGGCAGAACGCGTCTTAGAGCGCCTACGCGAGGAACTCGTCCCGCTGATCGATGCGATCGGCGACTCGGACGCCGACCTCGCGACCGACGCCTTCGCCGGCACGTTCGCCGACGCCGACCAGGAGGCCCTCGCCCGGGACGTTCTCGATTCGCTGGGCTATGACTGGGATCGCGGCCGGCTCGATACGGCCCCTCACCCCTTCTCCTCGGGAACGCAGTTCGACGCTCGCGTGACGACCCGGTTCGACGAGTCGGACTTGCTGGGGTCGCTCACCTCGACGATCCACGAGTTCGGCCACGCGAACTACACGATCGGGCTGCCCGACGACGCCTACGGGACCCCGCTGGGCGAGGCGCGGGACCTCTCGGTTCACGAGTCCCAGTCGCGGCTCTGGGAGAACCACGTCGGCCGGTCGCGGGCGTTCTGGGAGCACTTCCTGCCGACCGCCCGCGATCGCTTCCCCGGGCTCGCGACCGTCACCCCGTGGGACGCCTACGAGGCCACAAACCAGGTCCACGACGACAACCTCATCCGCGTCGAGGCGGACGAACTCACCTACCACCTCCACATCGTGATCCGCTTCGAGATCGAGCGCGACCTGATTCGGGGTGACCTCGACGTCTCTGAAGTTCCCGAGACGTGGAACGATAAGTACGAAGAGTACCTCGGTGTCCGCCCCGAAACCGACGCCGAGGGCTGCCTGCAGGACATCCACTGGAGCCACGGCTCCTTTGGCTACTTCCCGACGTACTCGCTTGGCTCCGTCCTCGCCGCCCAGCTCTACGCCGCCGCCGAGGACGACCTCGGCTCGCTCGACCAGCGCATCCGTGCCGGCCAGTTCGACGACCTCAACGAGTGGCTCCGCGAGAACGTCCACCGCCACGGCAAACGGTACACGACGCCCGATTTGGTCGAACGCGCCACTGGCGAGTCGTTCGCCGCCGACGCGTTCCTCGAGTACGTCGACGAGAAGTACGGCGATCTCTACGACCTCGCGTAA
- a CDS encoding M48 family metalloprotease, giving the protein MSALPGSRFDPDREFRVRMVLALALVVALPFAFVYTFLFLANTVGIALLEWANDRPYHGEFYVDPVLLTVVVLGGLAVQYRYGSRAVLGSVDARRVTAEQHPDLHAAVTRLAAQADVAKPDVAVIDTQLPNAFAVDGGGDRAVVVTTGLLDRLDGDERDAVLAHELAHLKNRDASLMTVAWLLPTITYYLAIAAFFVLYGLARVLRFSAGTRGGGDSDGRGIVVALAVIVICSILTLAVSAMFWIASVLFYRVLSRHREYAADRAAATITGSPAALASALETIDETMPAVPDEDLRRYDGGAEALYLAPLEPRSFGSHELLSTDIFPDTHPPTEARIDHLRELAREGI; this is encoded by the coding sequence ATGTCTGCTCTCCCCGGCTCTCGATTCGACCCCGACCGTGAGTTCCGCGTTCGGATGGTGCTCGCGCTCGCTCTCGTGGTCGCTCTCCCGTTCGCCTTCGTCTACACGTTCCTCTTCCTCGCGAACACCGTCGGAATCGCCCTGCTCGAGTGGGCCAACGACCGGCCCTATCACGGCGAGTTCTACGTCGACCCGGTCTTGCTCACCGTCGTCGTCCTCGGCGGACTGGCGGTCCAGTACCGGTACGGGTCGCGAGCCGTTCTCGGCTCCGTCGACGCTCGACGGGTGACGGCCGAACAGCATCCTGATCTCCACGCGGCGGTCACCCGACTCGCCGCGCAGGCCGACGTTGCGAAGCCGGACGTGGCCGTGATCGACACCCAGCTTCCGAACGCGTTTGCCGTCGACGGCGGCGGCGACCGCGCGGTCGTCGTCACGACGGGACTGCTCGACCGTCTCGACGGCGACGAACGCGACGCGGTGCTCGCCCACGAGCTCGCACACCTGAAAAACCGCGATGCAAGCCTGATGACGGTCGCGTGGCTCTTGCCGACGATCACCTACTATCTCGCGATTGCGGCCTTTTTCGTCCTCTACGGGCTGGCGCGCGTTCTTCGGTTCAGCGCGGGGACGAGAGGCGGGGGCGATAGCGATGGTCGGGGGATCGTCGTTGCACTGGCGGTCATCGTGATCTGTTCGATTCTCACCCTCGCAGTGTCCGCGATGTTCTGGATCGCGAGCGTTCTGTTCTATCGCGTCCTCTCCCGACACCGGGAGTACGCGGCCGACCGGGCCGCAGCGACGATCACCGGCTCGCCGGCGGCGCTCGCGAGCGCGCTCGAGACGATCGACGAGACGATGCCGGCGGTTCCCGACGAGGACCTCAGACGGTACGACGGTGGGGCGGAGGCGCTCTATCTCGCACCCCTCGAGCCCCGGTCGTTCGGCTCCCACGAGCTGCTCAGTACCGATATCTTCCCCGACACCCATCCGCCGACGGAAGCGCGAATCGACCACCTGCGAGAGCTCGCTCGCGAGGGAATATGA
- a CDS encoding thiol-disulfide oxidoreductase DCC family protein produces MAEDVSAEHPVVLFDGVCNLCTGSVQFLIERDPEGVFRFAPLQSSVAEELLEDTDVDPDDLDSVVVIDDGRVYEKSDAVLRVAAYLGGIYRLLPPFRFLPTRLRNLVYDFVAARRYGWFGKKDQCMMPTPELQSRFLAGGPGPDSSEVQET; encoded by the coding sequence ATGGCCGAAGACGTCTCGGCGGAGCATCCGGTCGTCCTGTTCGACGGGGTCTGTAACCTCTGTACCGGCTCCGTCCAGTTTCTTATCGAGCGCGATCCCGAGGGCGTCTTCCGATTCGCGCCACTGCAGTCGTCGGTCGCCGAGGAGCTCCTCGAAGACACCGACGTCGACCCCGACGATCTCGACTCCGTCGTCGTGATCGACGACGGGCGGGTGTACGAGAAGTCAGACGCCGTCCTCCGCGTCGCGGCCTATCTCGGCGGGATCTACCGGCTGTTGCCGCCGTTTCGGTTCCTCCCCACGCGCCTTCGTAATCTCGTCTACGACTTCGTCGCCGCTCGACGGTACGGCTGGTTCGGGAAAAAAGACCAGTGTATGATGCCGACACCGGAGCTCCAGTCGCGGTTTCTGGCAGGCGGCCCCGGGCCGGATTCCTCGGAAGTACAGGAGACCTGA
- a CDS encoding ArsR family transcriptional regulator, with product MEETDGEEIEDLPPSAKLVFKVLEYDGPLTQKQIVQESMLSARTVRYALERLEGIGIVDEDIYFADARQSLYRIEEPMTADGGVDDSGAKKDACCAE from the coding sequence ATGGAAGAGACTGACGGCGAGGAGATCGAAGATCTCCCCCCGAGCGCCAAGCTCGTATTCAAGGTCCTCGAGTACGACGGGCCACTAACGCAAAAACAGATCGTCCAGGAGTCGATGCTCTCGGCCCGGACGGTCCGGTACGCACTCGAGCGCCTCGAGGGGATCGGCATCGTCGATGAGGATATCTACTTCGCCGACGCTCGCCAGAGTCTCTACCGGATCGAAGAGCCCATGACGGCCGACGGCGGTGTCGACGACTCCGGAGCCAAAAAGGACGCCTGCTGCGCCGAATAA
- a CDS encoding DUF5305 domain-containing protein — protein sequence MIDSPRFDLLVAKHGRTLFIALIAIGLLALLTTGWVFATPSTSTTTEDANEQTVSTDVTHGATVVQDGAWEAGTELTDSPIYRFDDTPELTLDVTTSVPTEETNVTHTVELVYEADRDGDEIPAIGTTQTVVRADPAVADGEATTNATIDAPEMHEEYFSIEESLAGMGSVSVSIVVTTEYDTGTYIDEQQASTPVEITNETYWLPDSLSASETHSQTQTVEVSEPRSSGLVAGLGLIAVLAFGLAALVSSRSDTDEEAARRAVHEQRYAEWISRGSLPMWVGEHHVSLDTLEDVVDVAIDTNERVVNDRQRGLFAVVDDGVVYYYSERGLWEETAWPEMNIPAAAQGEAGPPSEDSPLPFDSADGSPTDGDDSVAFRPDDLDLEEFDDGDDEEFDDDDVWQQF from the coding sequence GTGATCGATAGCCCGCGATTCGATCTGCTGGTCGCAAAGCACGGGCGAACGCTGTTTATCGCGCTGATCGCGATCGGACTGCTGGCGCTCCTTACAACTGGCTGGGTGTTCGCCACCCCCTCGACCTCGACGACGACGGAGGACGCCAACGAACAGACCGTCTCGACTGACGTCACTCACGGTGCGACCGTCGTTCAGGACGGGGCCTGGGAGGCCGGAACCGAGCTTACGGACAGCCCCATCTACCGGTTCGACGACACCCCGGAGCTAACACTCGACGTTACCACATCGGTGCCAACTGAGGAGACGAACGTCACCCACACGGTCGAACTCGTCTACGAGGCCGATCGCGACGGCGACGAGATTCCCGCTATCGGGACGACGCAGACCGTCGTTCGGGCCGACCCTGCCGTTGCTGACGGCGAGGCTACCACCAACGCGACGATCGATGCACCCGAGATGCACGAAGAGTACTTTAGCATTGAGGAGTCACTCGCCGGGATGGGTTCGGTCTCGGTCTCTATCGTCGTCACGACCGAGTACGATACCGGGACGTACATCGACGAACAGCAGGCGTCGACGCCGGTCGAGATCACCAACGAGACCTACTGGCTGCCGGACTCGCTCTCGGCGTCGGAGACGCACAGCCAGACACAGACCGTCGAGGTCAGCGAGCCGCGCAGTTCGGGGCTCGTCGCCGGCCTCGGACTCATCGCCGTGCTCGCGTTCGGGCTCGCCGCGCTCGTCTCCTCGCGGTCGGACACCGACGAGGAGGCCGCGCGCCGCGCCGTCCACGAGCAGCGCTACGCCGAGTGGATCTCCCGGGGATCGCTCCCGATGTGGGTCGGAGAGCACCACGTCTCGCTCGATACCTTAGAGGATGTCGTCGACGTCGCAATCGACACCAACGAGCGAGTCGTCAACGACCGTCAGCGAGGCCTCTTCGCCGTCGTCGACGACGGCGTCGTCTACTACTACAGCGAGCGCGGTCTCTGGGAGGAGACTGCGTGGCCGGAGATGAACATTCCCGCCGCCGCTCAGGGCGAAGCGGGTCCGCCGTCCGAGGACTCACCGCTCCCGTTCGACAGCGCTGACGGATCGCCGACCGACGGTGACGACTCCGTTGCGTTCAGACCTGACGATCTCGATCTCGAGGAGTTCGACGACGGGGACGACGAGGAATTCGATGACGATGACGTCTGGCAGCAGTTCTGA
- a CDS encoding M20/M25/M40 family metallo-hydrolase encodes MTTVTELTRELVSIPSHEDEAAAGRFLVSWLERETDAAVVRDDAGNVIARTGEGAPTLALVGHHDVVPPADSQLDGDAYHLEERDGRLYGRGTADMKGALAAMLLAFRDADPDAELVFASFAGEEQGGVGVQAAIEDGFAPDYAVVGEGSTNYSGDDVTDVAVAHKGRRGSTILARGSAAHASNPGAGENAIYRATDAVDLLREIEPPTVSVAGERLAGSLVVTEIEGGSAWNVVPDQCTVTVDERTVPSERAPVERVADVADVEWRVDQDLPPMRCTDDAFAELVLAAANAAQPAVPEFVTKPHATDAGWLAASGTECVIYGAAEPGEAHTDDESVSIAVLERCFETYRSLAEGWQGPIE; translated from the coding sequence ATGACGACGGTCACCGAACTGACCCGCGAACTCGTCTCGATCCCGAGTCACGAAGACGAGGCTGCAGCCGGCCGATTCCTGGTCTCGTGGCTCGAACGCGAAACCGACGCGGCAGTCGTCCGTGACGACGCTGGAAACGTCATCGCTCGCACGGGCGAGGGCGCTCCGACGCTCGCGCTCGTCGGCCACCACGACGTCGTTCCGCCGGCCGATTCGCAGCTCGACGGCGACGCCTACCACCTCGAGGAGCGCGATGGCCGCCTCTACGGCCGCGGCACCGCCGACATGAAGGGCGCGCTGGCGGCCATGCTGCTCGCCTTTCGGGACGCCGACCCCGACGCCGAACTCGTCTTCGCCAGCTTCGCGGGCGAGGAACAGGGCGGTGTCGGCGTCCAGGCCGCGATCGAGGACGGCTTCGCCCCCGACTACGCCGTCGTCGGCGAGGGCTCGACGAACTATTCGGGAGACGACGTGACCGACGTCGCCGTCGCCCACAAGGGTCGCCGCGGGAGTACGATCCTCGCTCGCGGTTCGGCCGCCCACGCCAGCAACCCGGGTGCCGGCGAGAACGCAATTTACCGGGCCACTGACGCCGTCGATCTGCTCCGGGAGATCGAGCCACCGACCGTGTCGGTCGCCGGCGAGCGCCTCGCCGGCTCGCTCGTCGTTACCGAGATCGAGGGCGGCTCGGCCTGGAACGTCGTTCCGGATCAGTGTACGGTCACCGTCGACGAGCGAACGGTGCCGAGCGAACGCGCGCCCGTAGAGCGCGTTGCCGACGTGGCGGACGTCGAGTGGCGCGTCGACCAGGACTTGCCGCCGATGCGGTGTACCGACGACGCCTTCGCCGAGCTGGTGCTCGCGGCGGCCAACGCCGCCCAGCCCGCCGTGCCCGAATTCGTGACGAAACCCCACGCGACCGACGCCGGCTGGCTCGCCGCGTCCGGAACCGAGTGCGTCATCTACGGCGCCGCCGAACCCGGCGAGGCTCACACCGACGACGAGAGCGTCTCGATCGCCGTTCTCGAGCGCTGTTTCGAGACGTACCGCTCGCTGGCCGAGGGCTGGCAAGGCCCGATCGAGTGA
- a CDS encoding PINc/VapC family ATPase, with product MNVVPDTSVVIDGRVSAQVEDGEFADATILVPEAVVAELEAQANDGYDSGWDGLSELQRLAELADEGTITLEYVGDRPSAIERGHASEGEVDALIRDLAEELDATFVTSDIVQAEVAQAKGLDVSYVSPEVREVGTLAVEDYFDEQTMSVHLKSGAVPMAKRGALGEMRYEETADEPLDEETIDEYAREVVDGAKEASEGFIELSEPGMKIVQFRDYRIAIARPPFSDGIEITAVRPIAQTDIEDYEHADELRERLLEHQRGVLISGAPGAGKSTFAQAVARFISSHDYSVKTMEKPRDLQVGPEITQYTELGGEMAKTADALLMVRPDYTIYDEVRKTDDFEVFADMRLAGVGMIGVVHATRAIDALQRLVGRVELGMIPQVVDTVVYIEAGEVAKVYDVKTEVKVPAGLTEEDLARPVILITDFQTGKPEYEIYTFNRQVVTVPLTDEDSGPGAETGVDRIAKGEIEREIRSVARGYVDVELKGQNTAVVYVEDDDISSVIGKGGGRITDIENRLGIDIDVRTHDENPHYGNSGGGGSSGGASAAGSTGGGAGQRVQPEITSRHVVIPVDGNHGETVEVQAGGEYLFTATVSRGGEIQVSRGSAIADELEQAIDRTQAITVVPS from the coding sequence ATGAACGTCGTGCCGGATACGAGCGTGGTCATCGACGGCCGCGTCTCGGCGCAGGTCGAAGACGGGGAGTTCGCAGACGCGACGATCTTGGTACCGGAGGCCGTCGTCGCCGAGCTCGAAGCACAGGCCAACGACGGCTACGACAGCGGCTGGGACGGGCTCTCGGAGCTCCAGCGACTCGCCGAACTGGCAGACGAGGGGACGATCACCCTCGAGTACGTCGGCGACCGCCCCAGCGCGATCGAGCGCGGCCACGCCTCGGAGGGCGAGGTCGACGCCCTGATCCGGGATCTGGCCGAGGAACTCGACGCCACGTTCGTCACCAGCGACATCGTCCAGGCAGAGGTCGCCCAGGCGAAGGGGCTCGACGTCTCCTACGTCTCCCCCGAAGTGCGGGAAGTCGGCACGCTCGCCGTCGAGGACTACTTCGACGAGCAGACGATGAGTGTCCACCTGAAAAGCGGCGCCGTCCCGATGGCCAAACGCGGCGCTTTGGGTGAGATGCGCTACGAGGAGACCGCCGACGAGCCGCTCGACGAGGAGACGATCGACGAGTACGCCCGCGAGGTCGTCGACGGCGCCAAGGAGGCAAGCGAGGGATTCATCGAGCTCTCGGAGCCAGGGATGAAGATCGTCCAGTTCCGGGACTACCGGATCGCGATCGCCCGGCCGCCCTTCTCGGATGGCATCGAGATCACGGCCGTCCGACCGATCGCCCAGACCGACATCGAAGACTACGAACACGCCGACGAGCTGCGAGAGCGTCTCCTGGAGCACCAGCGCGGTGTCCTGATCTCTGGCGCGCCGGGGGCAGGCAAGTCGACGTTCGCCCAGGCGGTTGCCCGGTTCATCTCGAGTCACGACTACTCGGTCAAGACGATGGAAAAGCCCCGGGACCTCCAGGTCGGCCCCGAGATTACCCAGTACACCGAACTCGGCGGCGAGATGGCCAAGACGGCCGACGCCCTGCTGATGGTCCGGCCCGACTACACCATCTACGACGAGGTCAGAAAGACCGACGACTTCGAGGTCTTCGCGGACATGCGCCTGGCCGGCGTTGGCATGATCGGTGTCGTCCACGCCACCCGCGCGATCGACGCCCTCCAGCGCCTGGTCGGCCGGGTCGAACTCGGAATGATCCCGCAGGTCGTCGACACCGTCGTCTACATCGAGGCCGGCGAGGTCGCGAAGGTCTACGACGTGAAAACCGAGGTCAAGGTGCCCGCCGGGCTGACCGAGGAGGACCTGGCTCGTCCGGTCATCCTCATCACCGACTTCCAGACCGGCAAGCCCGAGTACGAGATCTACACGTTCAACCGCCAGGTCGTCACCGTCCCCCTCACCGACGAGGATAGTGGCCCCGGCGCCGAAACCGGCGTCGACCGCATCGCGAAAGGCGAGATCGAACGCGAGATCCGATCGGTCGCCCGCGGTTACGTCGATGTCGAACTGAAGGGGCAGAATACGGCCGTCGTCTACGTCGAAGACGACGACATCTCGAGTGTCATCGGGAAGGGTGGCGGGCGGATCACCGACATCGAGAACCGTTTGGGCATCGACATCGACGTGCGGACCCACGACGAGAACCCCCACTACGGGAACAGCGGCGGCGGTGGCAGTTCCGGCGGGGCGAGTGCGGCGGGATCGACCGGTGGCGGCGCCGGCCAGCGCGTCCAGCCCGAGATCACCTCCCGACACGTCGTGATTCCGGTCGACGGTAACCACGGCGAGACCGTCGAGGTGCAGGCCGGCGGCGAGTACCTGTTCACGGCGACGGTGAGTCGCGGGGGCGAAATACAGGTCTCGCGAGGGAGTGCGATCGCCGACGAGCTAGAGCAAGCGATCGATCGGACCCAGGCGATTACCGTCGTTCCCTCGTAG